One region of Rhodocaloribacter litoris genomic DNA includes:
- the rplQ gene encoding 50S ribosomal protein L17, whose product MRHQHKGFKLGRTHSHRKATLAALSNALIRHKRITTTVAKAKALRMYVEPLINRAKQDTTHNRRQVFRYLQDKHAVKELFGEIAERIGDRPGGYTRIVKLGRRAGDAAELAMIELVDYNDVKPAGAGGASRRRTRRGGGRRRRSRSTEAAPAAAAAEAATPSPAEPEVEDVTAAEAVEETPVETAGAEATPKAEAEAAAEPAEAEATPKAEAGEEAADTGHEAGPEEEKKEGE is encoded by the coding sequence ATGAGACACCAACACAAAGGATTCAAGCTGGGCCGGACGCACAGCCACCGGAAGGCGACCCTGGCCGCCCTTTCGAACGCGCTGATTCGCCACAAGCGCATCACCACGACGGTGGCCAAGGCCAAGGCGCTGCGCATGTACGTCGAGCCGCTGATCAACCGGGCCAAACAGGACACCACGCACAACCGGCGGCAGGTCTTCCGCTACCTCCAGGACAAGCATGCCGTCAAGGAGCTCTTCGGTGAGATCGCCGAGCGCATCGGCGACCGGCCGGGCGGGTACACGCGGATCGTCAAGCTGGGCCGCCGGGCCGGCGATGCCGCCGAGCTGGCCATGATCGAGCTGGTCGATTACAACGACGTCAAGCCTGCCGGTGCCGGAGGGGCCTCGCGGCGCCGCACGCGCCGGGGCGGGGGCCGCCGTCGCCGGAGCCGGAGCACCGAGGCCGCCCCGGCGGCTGCCGCGGCCGAAGCCGCCACCCCCTCACCGGCCGAGCCGGAAGTGGAGGACGTGACCGCCGCCGAGGCGGTCGAGGAAACCCCGGTAGAAACGGCCGGGGCCGAAGCGACGCCGAAGGCCGAAGCCGAAGCGGCGGCAGAGCCGGCCGAGGCCGAAGCGACGCCGAAGGCCGAAGCCGGGGAAGAAGCGGCCGATACCGGTCATGAGGCCGGTCCGGAGGAAGAAAAAAAGGAAGGGGAATAG
- a CDS encoding RelA/SpoT family protein: MKQASAILRGHDLAVEPVFEERLERLLAGCRMCLPSVDEELIRRAFRLAYWAHRNDRRATGEPYIVHPLEVAEIVVHDIGFDDLSVAAAFLHDVVEDTELSLDFIREEFGETMANIVDGVTKISGVFASRELGQAENVRKLMLSMATDIRVILVKFADRLHNMRTIDSLPRPKQIKIATETLELFAPLAHRFGLNAVKSELEDLSLKVLNPEAYREIVSGLKASQQEREAYIRSFIGPLKQRLEQDGFRFEIYGRSKNLYSIYRKMKRQDKPLDEIYDVFAIRIVLESEGRKGKEDCWRVYSIVTDLYKPLPERFRDFISVPKSNGYQSLHTTVLGPEGRRVEVQIRTREMHEIAERGVAAHWKYKEGVTRADPRMEQFLEWVRDLLENPRPEQATEFVREFRLNLYEEEIYAFTPRGDLMTLPRGATPVDFAFKVHTEVGLHCIGAKVNGKMVPLSYKLQSGDQVEIITSKKQSPNPDWIKFVVTHKARSRIRHWINESRRKAIEHGRGIWQKRARRAGLEVDEQELNRVANRLKFPNQQQLFYEIGVGLFDADELVRAILRERDDAAAGEEAEQEKAALRLQYESFLDTAQASGRPALMIDGELHTDIVTKYATCCNPIPGDEVFGYVSRTGSIKIHRVNCRNAPHLLINHPDRVVPVEWSRQKDVQFVAALRIMGEDRVGIVSDITTVISKNLKTNIRSITVDSEDGVFEGTLVLYVSDLEHLRRLIERIKRIDGIYGVYRFEEQADES; this comes from the coding sequence TTGAAACAGGCCTCTGCCATCCTCAGGGGGCATGACCTGGCCGTCGAGCCCGTCTTTGAGGAACGGCTGGAGCGGTTGCTCGCCGGTTGCCGCATGTGCCTGCCTTCGGTGGACGAGGAACTGATCCGGCGCGCGTTCCGGCTGGCCTACTGGGCGCATCGCAACGACCGCCGCGCCACGGGAGAACCCTACATCGTCCACCCCCTCGAAGTGGCCGAGATCGTCGTGCACGACATCGGCTTCGACGACCTCAGCGTGGCGGCCGCCTTCCTGCACGACGTCGTCGAAGACACCGAGCTTTCGCTCGACTTCATCCGTGAGGAGTTCGGCGAGACGATGGCGAACATCGTCGACGGGGTCACCAAGATCAGCGGCGTCTTCGCCAGCCGCGAGCTCGGCCAGGCCGAGAACGTCCGCAAGCTCATGCTCTCGATGGCGACGGATATCCGCGTCATCCTCGTCAAGTTCGCCGATCGCCTGCACAACATGCGGACGATCGATTCGCTGCCGCGTCCGAAGCAGATCAAGATCGCCACCGAAACGCTCGAACTCTTTGCCCCGCTGGCGCACCGCTTCGGCCTGAACGCCGTCAAGAGCGAGCTCGAGGACCTGTCGCTCAAGGTGCTCAACCCCGAGGCCTACCGCGAGATCGTCTCCGGGCTGAAGGCCTCGCAGCAGGAACGGGAGGCCTACATCCGCTCCTTCATCGGCCCGCTCAAGCAGCGCCTCGAACAGGACGGCTTCCGGTTCGAGATCTATGGCCGCTCGAAGAACCTGTATTCGATCTACCGGAAGATGAAGCGGCAGGACAAGCCGCTCGACGAGATCTACGACGTCTTCGCCATCCGCATCGTGCTCGAGAGCGAGGGACGCAAGGGCAAGGAGGACTGCTGGCGCGTCTATTCGATCGTCACGGATCTGTACAAGCCGCTGCCCGAGCGCTTCCGCGACTTCATCTCCGTGCCGAAGTCGAACGGATACCAGAGCCTGCATACGACGGTGCTCGGGCCGGAGGGGCGCCGCGTCGAGGTGCAGATCCGCACGCGCGAGATGCACGAGATCGCCGAGCGCGGGGTGGCCGCCCACTGGAAGTACAAGGAAGGCGTTACCCGGGCCGACCCCCGTATGGAACAGTTCCTCGAATGGGTCCGGGACCTGCTCGAGAACCCGCGCCCGGAGCAGGCGACCGAGTTCGTCCGCGAGTTCCGGCTGAACCTCTACGAGGAGGAAATCTATGCCTTCACCCCGCGCGGGGACCTGATGACGCTGCCCCGGGGCGCCACCCCCGTCGACTTTGCCTTCAAGGTGCACACCGAGGTGGGGCTCCACTGCATCGGGGCCAAGGTGAACGGCAAGATGGTGCCCCTCTCCTACAAGCTCCAGAGCGGGGACCAGGTCGAGATCATCACCTCGAAGAAACAATCACCCAACCCGGACTGGATCAAGTTCGTCGTCACGCACAAGGCCCGTAGCCGCATCCGGCACTGGATCAACGAGTCGCGCCGGAAGGCGATCGAGCACGGGCGCGGGATCTGGCAGAAGCGCGCGCGCCGCGCCGGGCTGGAAGTGGACGAGCAGGAGCTCAACCGCGTCGCCAACCGGCTCAAGTTCCCGAACCAGCAGCAGTTGTTCTACGAGATCGGGGTCGGCCTCTTCGATGCCGACGAGCTGGTGCGGGCCATCCTCCGGGAGCGGGACGACGCGGCCGCGGGCGAGGAGGCGGAACAGGAGAAAGCCGCCCTGCGCCTGCAGTACGAGTCGTTCCTCGACACGGCACAGGCCTCGGGGCGCCCCGCCCTCATGATCGACGGCGAGCTGCACACCGACATCGTCACCAAATATGCCACCTGTTGCAACCCCATTCCCGGCGACGAGGTCTTTGGCTATGTGAGCCGGACCGGCAGCATCAAGATCCACCGCGTCAACTGCCGCAATGCCCCCCACCTGCTCATCAACCACCCGGACCGCGTCGTGCCCGTCGAGTGGAGCCGGCAGAAAGACGTGCAGTTCGTCGCGGCCCTGCGCATCATGGGGGAGGACCGCGTCGGCATCGTCAGCGACATCACCACCGTCATCTCCAAAAACCTCAAGACCAACATCCGCTCGATCACGGTCGACAGCGAGGACGGCGTCTTCGAGGGGACGCTGGTCCTCTACGTGAGCGACCTCGAACACCTGCGCCGCCTCATCGAACGGATCAAACGCATCGACGGCATCTACGGGGTCTATCGCTTCGAAGAACAGGCGGACGAGTCCTGA
- a CDS encoding DNA-directed RNA polymerase subunit alpha: MSTFAIQMPEGVEVEEITETYGRFVIQPLERGFGVTIGNALRRVLLSSLPGVAITAVKIDGVQHEFSTIPGVTEDVADVILNLKGVRFKANENAEGVIHLTLNGPGAWTAADIGKATSDYEVLNPDHHIATLADDAHLSVELRLGRGRGYVPADENKRADDPIGVIAVDAIFTPIENVRYTVKQTRVGQKIDFERLTMEIDTDGSIAPDEALAQAATILRDHVNLFIKMDSEPQPTPEEKEVDAEVQRIRELLAQSVDELDLSVRAHNCLKTANIKTIGDLVRREESEMLKFRNFGRKSLQELIQVLEERNLHFGMDVDKYLEEVRS, encoded by the coding sequence ATGAGCACGTTTGCGATTCAAATGCCGGAAGGCGTTGAAGTAGAAGAGATCACCGAGACCTACGGGCGCTTTGTGATTCAACCGCTGGAACGGGGATTCGGCGTGACCATCGGGAACGCCCTGCGGCGTGTGCTGCTGTCCTCCCTGCCGGGGGTGGCCATCACGGCCGTCAAGATCGACGGGGTGCAGCATGAGTTCTCCACGATCCCGGGCGTGACCGAGGACGTGGCCGACGTGATCCTGAACCTCAAAGGGGTACGCTTCAAGGCGAACGAAAACGCCGAAGGCGTCATCCACCTGACGCTCAACGGCCCGGGGGCCTGGACGGCCGCCGACATCGGCAAGGCCACGAGCGACTACGAGGTGCTCAACCCCGACCACCACATCGCCACGCTGGCCGACGATGCCCACCTGAGCGTCGAACTGCGGCTCGGGCGCGGGCGCGGCTACGTCCCCGCCGACGAGAACAAACGCGCCGACGACCCCATCGGGGTCATCGCCGTCGATGCCATCTTCACGCCGATCGAAAACGTCCGGTACACCGTCAAGCAGACGCGCGTGGGACAGAAGATCGACTTCGAACGGCTCACGATGGAGATCGATACCGACGGCTCCATCGCCCCGGACGAGGCCCTGGCACAGGCCGCCACCATCTTGCGGGACCACGTCAACCTGTTCATCAAGATGGACAGCGAGCCCCAGCCGACCCCCGAGGAGAAGGAGGTCGACGCCGAGGTGCAGCGTATCCGCGAGTTGCTGGCCCAGTCGGTCGACGAACTCGACCTCTCGGTGCGGGCCCACAACTGCCTCAAGACGGCCAACATCAAGACGATCGGCGACCTCGTCCGCCGCGAAGAGTCCGAGATGCTGAAGTTCCGCAACTTCGGCCGGAAGTCCCTCCAGGAGCTGATCCAGGTGCTCGAAGAACGCAACCTGCACTTCGGCATGGACGTGGACAAGTACCTCGAAGAAGTTCGCAGCTAG